Genomic segment of Arvicola amphibius chromosome 7, mArvAmp1.2, whole genome shotgun sequence:
tttttcctatgCCATCTTTCATTTATAACAATAGAAATTTCAATATTTAGTAAACAGTATATCCCCCCCTTCATGGGAACTTTATATCCTTCAGCTGAACAGAAGTAATGCACATCAATGGAAATACCTTAACTTATCTCAGAGTATACCAAACCTCACCAAATATCATCAAAATAATATAGTCTTCTGAAATTCCATTTTATCTTAAAAGCAAAATGGTACTTAGaactatgtgttgcttgtattctTATGTCATTTTTTTAGCTTGCTTGAAAGTGCACTTAAGTCTTCGTTCCCCAGTGTTTCTATGTCTAAACAACTCTAGATGAGAACAGGGAagctaacctaaccctaaccatgaCATAATGCATAGTGAGTGGTGATTTTAAGCctgtaaaaacaagcaaaagcaaaaaacccacaaCTGTGTTTATGGTTCCAGAACAACAAAGAGCTCAAATTAGTGtatacagataaataaacatCAGACTTTAAATATTCATATGGATTTTGCATTCTCCAACTGCTTATGTTTATTCTTAGAATTTCTATCTAACTGTATTGTCATTCTTCCAAAACCAATTACCGTGAATTTCAATGTAATGGATGACCTTCTTTTTTCTATCCTCTATAGTTATTGTGCTCAGTGAGAAAACTCAAGAAAATGTATTCCGCTAATAATATTCTTGTTAATgttctgaaaatatttcattcCTTCTTACATTTcttcaatcattttattttcccttttatatttaacaatttaGTGTAGGTATAGAATCATTGTAATGTTATGCATCCCCTAATTACTTTCACCTATTGCTTACCACTAATACTAACtctattgcaaaaaaaaaaaaaaaaaaaaaatgccgcaACTGTTCTCAACTTCTCCCAAATTTCTTCTTGTCTAACtattttgtgctatttttttaACGGACTGTCAGTTCTGCTCTGTGTGCATGATTGTTGCAGCGCTATGTCATACCCAGTAGAAAGTGATTTGGAGTactcttctccaccttcctacACGTGTAGTCTTTCCATTCTATTTTATCTGATGTTCCTAGAACATTAGAGGAGGTGCATTTTTTTTCCACCTCTACCCCCATTTCTGGATATTTATTCTTGTGATAAAACTACTTTATTTGGTGAACTCTATTATCCAGGTATTTGTAAGAAAAATCTCCATCATAGAAAAggtatttagtatttttattgaaGAAATCGATGATATAGaataacttttcatttcttttaaattgtttcttttattgtttaaattataGCATAATTACTTCAtccccttttccatttctgaggTGAGCCCACAATTATCATTTAGTCAATGAAGAATTGACAGATCTATTGAGCTAATCCATGGGAGTTTAGACACTTAACATGGAGTAACTCGCTTTGCAGAACTGTGAGAACACCTATTTTTTTTGATAAGTCAttgtcaattctgtagaaataTTGTGAAGTCATGGCATTTCTTCCTTCTATAGTATCCAGCAGTgtataaaccttttttttctgtAGGGCAACAAGGTACCTTTTCCACACAGTGAAGCCCTGGCGTGAAAGCACTTGAGCAGTCAAACCTTTGTTCTCAGAaacaaaatctacataaaactaGTTCCCCACAGCTTTCTTTATTGACAGTAGTCACTGATAAGAAAGAAGCCATAAACAGTGTATCTGCTCTAatagcagactcaggaaggtgtaatCTACTGGTCTTCTGTTCTAACTAAACAAATTATAAAcattctgtatttacccttcacTTTGGTTTCAGTTAACATACGACTATAAaccaggaaattaactgtttatacaggaaaaaaagCCTGAGTCACTAAAACTAgcatcagagagaaaaattctcactTGAGCACCCTGCTGGAGTCAAAAGGAAATTCCCTTTAATTCAACCAGCTAGACACTAATGCAAATCAAGCCCACAAGTCATCATGGATACAATGGCTGTGCTCCAGCCATTGGGAAGCTTCGTAGTTATACCCACTCTGAGATATACGGTGCCTCCTTGTCAGATACACTGGTTTTCTGTGTGAAAATGCATGCTGGATACAAATGTCACCTCCCGTGGAAGTGCTAACTTGTCTGTACGCCTTGATAAACTGAGAGTTTTGTGGAGAAAGGCCAATGtttcttcacttcttcctttcttcccctccttctcccaagAAATACAGAAATGCCCAGGAGGAATGTGCTCGAATCAGTCAGTTCCTTCTACCCCTCAGATTCCTTTCCCCAGCCAGTTTTCATCTGCCATAGTGAATCATTCTGAATCTTCAGAGGTTTAATGgccttatttctaaaataaacctTGATACATCTGCTCCTCAAAACTCTCCTTTACACTCCACCTTGCTCTGTTTCAAattcataactttaaaaattttgttacatgtgtgtatgtattcctaAATGCGTGAGTATATGCTTCACAGAACATTATAGGTATTACTGTTACTCTTGATTGCCTTCCAAAAGGGAAAGGTGTGTTCCTATTACTGAAAACACTATATGTTTCAGACACTGGGCTTTGGGTCCTGTGATGGCACTGAACTAAATGACTTCTCTCTGAGAACTACTTACAGGATTATCAGAGAGTGTCATGCACTACATCAATGACCAGGATGACAAGCTAATGATAAGGATACAGTAGCGAATGGCACAAATGCCTTGATGAAAACCAAAAGCTTCCTACTCTCTAACTTAACATAAggcccactcaacaggagggaaactATGACTGGTATTGGAAGCCTAGCCTACCACTCAGTGGTCTTGAAGGAGAAGGTACATTACTCATTTTACTATACCAGAAAAACTCCTAAATACATTCCTAATATTTGTCCAAGGACCAACAAAGAGAcaagttttatacatttttacttGAAATTTAGGCACATGTACAttagatattaaaaagaaaatattatttttatttttttaaatatatcttctcttattttacatgccaaatccatttcccactccctccccttctttctggtCCCTCAACCTTCTCCCTCATCTCACATCCCACCTATCattcagtcctcagagagggtaaggcttcccatggggagtcaacaaagtctagcacattgctttgtgacaggaccaaggccctccctactatatctatctaggttgagcaaggtatccctcccgAGAGAGTTGGAAAGGGTTCCAAAAAcacagaacaagcagtagggataaagcccagtctcactgccagtggccccacagtctgtcccagcaATAAAatggtcacccacattcagagggcctaggttggtcctatgctggttacATTGCTTTCAAAACATAGTTTGAAGAATTCCAATAGCTCATGTAAGTTGTTTCAGTGGgaataccaatcttgggcatatacccaaagaatgctcaatcttACTAGAAATACATCTGTTCAACTATGCtaatggcagcattatttgtaatagccagaacctggatacaacctagatgcccctcagctgaagagagataaagaaaatgtggtacatttacacaatagagtactactcaatggtgaaaaacaatgccatcttgaaatttgcatggaaggaaggaaggaaggaaggaaggaaggaaggaaggaaggaaggaagggaggatataGGTGGAATGATCTCTAATGATGTTCTGATATACTCATATTTCAGTCACTAACCCAATCATCATCAGGTAGTCTTTCTCCAGCAGCTTATGCAAAGGGGTGCAGAGACAGTCTtgtccttgagagggagggaggggaggtatgggtggaggggaggggagggaagggggagaaggaggggagagaagggggagaaggaggggagggaggggggaggaggagggaaggagatggaaatttttaaatataaaaaaaataaaccatgagaaaaaaaaaaaaaactttaggaagagagaaaactCAGGATGGAATTCTCCACCTGAGACCTTCAGAGCTGGAGCTAAATGAATCCCATGGAAAGGGGGGGTGGGTAATTTGAGACACAGTGGGGTCAGGGACACCAGAAGAGAACGGCCTACAGAATCAATTAAACaggaatcatggtgactcacagagactgaaacagcaattGCAAAGATTGCATGTGTCTAAGtgaggtcctctgcatatgttatggCTTTTGGCTTGGTGTTTTGGGAAAACTCCTGGGAATGGACATGGTGTGTCTCAGACTCTTTTGACTACTCTTAGAACCCCTTGCTACTACTGGTTTCCAATTCCTAGCCTTGATGTGAGTGTTTGTACCCAGTGGTATTGTATCTTGGTATACTGTTTATTAGATGCCCTGGAAGGACTGTTTCTTACTGGGCTGAAGCAAGTGGAATGTATTTGGGGGAAAAGGAGgtagggagaaactgggaggagtggagtaAGAAGaagctgtggttgggatgtattatatgagagaataataaatttttaaaatatgtataagtaGCCAATTTATGAAAAGAATACTTGTAACAGCTGTTAAATATTGGGATATTAATACTGTGCAAAGATATGAGGATATGTTCTTAATTAAGAATTAAGCTTCGAACTTTGTGCAATGTAGTATTCTGTATGTTTCGATGCAtttatggttttaaaaatctACTTGGAGCAATACCAGTAAGATTAAAAAATTCACTACTCACTCATAGTGATATGTAGTAGAAAGTCATAGCTTTGGGTCTTAGAATACTACTTATATAGctaaaaagtaaattattattaaatatttgcatTGCTTTTTTTATAATTGACagaaactgtgattttttttcctgatcatagatatcacatttagaaaaaaactgtataataaatatttatacatatatgtgtgtgtgtgtgtaaaatatttcACAAACTATTAAGATAAAGGGTTGAAGTGGACAGTCATTAAATATCTGTGTTAGTCATAAATCATACATAAATATCATCAAATGTAATTTACAAAAAGAAGCAAGGTACTTGTCTATGTTACCACAGGACAATCATACACAACAAGAATCAGAGAGGTTAAGACATTCTCAGAAAGTTAATGCATACCTATTGAAACAAGGCCATGTTCATGAtttctaaataattaaataatcctTATCAGTCTAATTTCCATATAAAAATCCTTAAGTTAACAAAAAGGTTAATTTCTGAGTATAATTAACatattgtaaagaaaaaataaaaagcccagagtGGTAACATTTCAGTGATGCTCAGTCCTGACTTTTAAATGCCACAGGTGGATGAGTGACACAAAATCTAGTGTTGTAATAATGTCTCCACTGaacatattttcttcaatttaggTCCAGACCTTAGAGTACAATTAAAACATAAGCCTCAGGAGATCAAATGTGGCAACTTGAAAGCGCCTTTATTACGTGAGCTTAAGTGTTTGGAAAGGTCTGTGTATAAGAAGTCTCCCTAGCACAGATTGCTGTAGGCCATGCTTTGTTGTACAGTCTTTTTAGAAATATGCTGccaataaaacattttgaatatGAATAAAGGTTTAAGAAAAACTAAgaacttttaacttttaagaagtcatataaaataaatgacagttaattttagcttttatttccaCTTCATCGGGGAAAGGTAAATAAACATAACAATTAGAAATATTATATTCTCAAAGACACTAGCAGTTATAAATATGGTATGTGTAAGGGCTCACAATAGATGAAAATAACTTTGTGTGAAATAATCTATCAGCAGCAAGACCAGTAATCACAGACCCAAAGAACTGCATCGATAAGTCCTGGAACACAGACAGCCAAGGAGGTAAAAGTAATGggtataaaagtaaatgaatgggTGCAGAAAGAGAACCAGACTTCTTGGGCAAGTGTGTGTAAGCATCGTAATCTTTCCATGGATCTTGGGCAAGTATATCTGTAGATACAGCTATATTATGCCTATTCTTTTCACACTAGATTGCTTTTTCCTTTTACAAATTTGCATGTTTCAGTAGGTCTTAAGAAACTTATTTTACTGACAGACAAGGAGAATGCTGCCATTGTAAAACTTTATActaaataagcaagtaaatacaCAGGAACACATGTTTTAAGGAGGCACATTATTAAATGATTAGGTAGGTGCAATAGAAAGAGACCCTTTGGCACAGtgtgttaaatataaaaagaaatttgcatTAACTGGATAAGCtactttcacttttatttatttgttagtgCATTGAAAAAGAAGCTTCTCCTGTTTGCGTGAGATTGTCTTCAAtgttttggtttaaaaaaatttttttttcagatttttcgTTACTGCTTTGGGAACGACTCACGAACGAAGAACTTGTTATGTCATGTGGAAATGTATACTGGATGTAATCACGCTCTTGATATTCTCAGGTGAAAGAACTGGAACTATGTTATACATTCAAGTCTGCAGCTACCAAAATCATCAACAGAAAAGCTAAGTGACAGAAAATAGAGAAGCATGaacaatttttatgaaaatgaaatgtgGGCTGGATgtttatagttttccattatgAAAGCTATCTGAAATGTACTGAGTCTGAGATAACATTAGGTGTGCTCATCTTGTCCATAAGTTGTAAGTTACATGTTAAAAACTTAttaatcaaaaattaaattataattaagcACATGAATCACAGCTTCTTTTTGAAAGCAGACTAagacttaataaataaatctattgaATGGTTGATTCCAATAAATAAACTGACAAGGGTAAACTTTTGTCCCAGTGATAGAGTTTGATAAACAACAGTAAATTTAGCAGGAATATCTTGTAACTACTGTGGTCACGAGGCATTAAAACATTCAAAACTCTACATAAACCTTCATTTGGATATCCATTAGCATTTtccatttgctttaaaataagtcaaaggctagagatgtagctcagagggtaagagcaccttctgctccttcagaggagcCTGGTGAACGCCACCCATATTAGACAGCTCTTCAACTCACACATTTCCGACAGTCCCTTCTGGACTTTACAGATACCTGTGTTTaggtccacacacatacacacacaaataaggaattaaaatatgtgaaaaataataaaaaccataacATCTTTCAACATTTACTACCTATTCATTTTGATCTCAATGCTGGAGGCAAAGATAACACTGATTCTAGGAACTTCTGTCttgaatgtttctttaaattttcttactgTTTATTCAAGGTAAATCAATAGTTGAGTTATCAAAAATGGCAGAGAATAATTTCACAGAAGTGACACTCTTCATATTCAGTGGATTTTCAGATCATCCAGAATTACAAGTCAGTCtgttcttaattttccttttcatctaTCTCTTCACCGTCTTGGGCAATATTGGGCTAATCATGTTAATAAGGATTGACTCTCAGCTTCACACGCctatgtacttcttcctcagcaaTTTAGCATTCATTGACATATTTTATTCCTCCACGGTAACACCAAAGTCACTAGTCGATTTCCAGTCCCCACAGAAATCAATTTCCTTTGTAGGCTGCTTTGTTCAAATGTACTTCTTTGTTGGTTTGGTGTGCAGTGAGTGTTTCCTTCTGGGTTccatggcctatgatcgctatgtAGCAATCTGCAATCCCTTGCTATATTCTGTGATCATGTCCCAGAAGGTATGTAACTGGCTGGGGGTGATACCATATGTGATTGGATTCACAAACTCTCTGATCTCCATCTGTGTGATAAGCAGTTTGCCGTTCTGTGATTCCTATGTCAATCATTTCTTCTGTGACACCACAGCTCTTTTAGCCCTGTCCTGTGTAGATGTCTTCAGCACAGAAATGGTGATCTTTGTCTTAGCTGGTTTCACACTCCTTAGTTCTCTCCTCATAATCGCTTCCACTTACCTCGTCATCATCTCAGCCATCCTGAAGATCCAGTCAGCCGTTGGTAGGTGGAAGGCCTTTtctacctgtgcctcccacctCACAGGGGTCACTGTCTTCTATGGCTCCTTGATTTTCACCTATTTGCAACCTGATAACACATCATCACTGACCCAGGCACAGGTGGCATCTGTGTTCTACACTATTGTCATTCCAATGCTGAATCCACTGATCTACAGTTTAAGGAACAAAGATGTGAAAAATGCTCTCCTGAGAGTCATCCACAGGAAACTTTTTCTATGACAAATCATGCACATTGCAAATAATAAGAGATCTGGGCCATTTGAAATAGTTACTTCAATGGTCAGGAAATTGTAGAGTTAACATTAGTTTACTGAGATCTTAGTGTCTTAAAATTTGTGATatgaatcattattttatttgtttatgggaTATACCAAATACTTCAAGGTCATTTAGCTCACAAATTGTTCATGTAATAAAAGTATACAAGGTGATTAAAAGACATATTTCATTAAACACACTATCACACTAAGGCATAAaccttttttataaattattttatatatgagtgttttacctattTGAGTATAAGTGCACCACTATGTATGTTCCtggtgcacatggaggccagaggactacATCCCATCTCCTGGCaatacggatggttgtgagctaccatatggatGCTGTGTCCTTGAGGAACAGAATTTTGACCATTTGCACATAACAGTTatagtttttctccatttagctGTAAAACATTCTTGTGCCTTAGTCACAGACTTATGCTCAGTTGAATTGCAACCTTTCTACTTTGTTATTGTGCAGAGTGATGTACATTTAGTAAAATTCtacctatatttatttttatatttatttggcaTGATTATAGAGTTTTAGAAGATTGTTTAAGTGTGTTAAAATTACATTTCTAGGATagtcttgaaatattttaataatgcaaTGCATTTGGCAAAactctatataaatatattccttCTGCCAATGTAGCTTCAATTTGTCTTTCCTTTGTGAAGGAATATAAAGAGGGATTGTGTGAACAAATAATTATATGCTATGTTTATCATCTAAATTATAGACATTTCTTTTGTAGTTATtgcaatatta
This window contains:
- the LOC119819696 gene encoding olfactory receptor 8I2 is translated as MAENNFTEVTLFIFSGFSDHPELQVSLFLIFLFIYLFTVLGNIGLIMLIRIDSQLHTPMYFFLSNLAFIDIFYSSTVTPKSLVDFQSPQKSISFVGCFVQMYFFVGLVCSECFLLGSMAYDRYVAICNPLLYSVIMSQKVCNWLGVIPYVIGFTNSLISICVISSLPFCDSYVNHFFCDTTALLALSCVDVFSTEMVIFVLAGFTLLSSLLIIASTYLVIISAILKIQSAVGRWKAFSTCASHLTGVTVFYGSLIFTYLQPDNTSSLTQAQVASVFYTIVIPMLNPLIYSLRNKDVKNALLRVIHRKLFL